One window of Mesoplasma syrphidae genomic DNA carries:
- a CDS encoding aldo/keto reductase, with protein sequence MKTRILGNKLQVNEIGLGCMGLSMSFPPFPTEDEAVAFLRKAYKQGVNFFDTAEIYGPFENEKLVGKAFKDIRSEVIIATKFGFKYEGNKAVGLDSSRENILRALEGSLKRLQTNYIDLFYQHRVDPQVPIEEVAQVMKELIAAGKIKYWGLSEASAATIRRAHKICPVTVVQSEYSMFWREPEQKIFPTLKELQIGFVPFSPLGKGFLTGHVKPGQIFGEGDFRNTIPRFNNPEYLAANMKLVEFVRELANAKQTTPAAIAIGWVLAQGEWIVPIPGTKKINRLIENISASQLVFSSSEIEMIDQKLSEIEIIGFRYSEQSESQIDK encoded by the coding sequence ATGAAAACAAGGATTTTAGGAAATAAATTACAAGTTAATGAAATTGGTTTGGGATGTATGGGACTAAGCATGTCGTTTCCACCATTTCCAACTGAAGATGAGGCAGTTGCTTTTTTAAGAAAGGCATATAAACAAGGTGTAAATTTTTTTGATACAGCTGAAATTTATGGTCCATTTGAAAATGAAAAACTAGTTGGAAAAGCTTTTAAAGATATTCGTTCAGAAGTTATTATTGCTACTAAATTTGGCTTTAAATATGAAGGGAATAAGGCAGTTGGATTAGACAGTTCTCGAGAAAACATTTTACGAGCTCTTGAAGGAAGTTTAAAACGTCTACAAACCAATTATATTGACCTTTTTTATCAACATCGTGTTGATCCACAAGTTCCAATTGAAGAAGTAGCACAAGTAATGAAAGAATTAATAGCGGCTGGTAAAATAAAATATTGAGGACTAAGTGAAGCATCAGCTGCTACAATTCGACGTGCTCATAAAATTTGCCCGGTAACTGTAGTTCAAAGTGAGTACTCAATGTTTTGAAGAGAACCAGAACAAAAAATCTTTCCAACATTAAAAGAATTGCAAATAGGTTTTGTTCCATTTTCACCTCTAGGCAAAGGGTTTCTAACTGGTCATGTCAAACCCGGACAGATATTTGGTGAAGGTGATTTCAGAAATACAATTCCTCGCTTCAATAATCCAGAATATTTAGCAGCGAATATGAAACTTGTAGAATTTGTCAGAGAACTAGCAAACGCCAAGCAAACAACACCTGCAGCAATTGCAATTGGATGAGTTTTGGCTCAAGGAGAATGAATTGTACCAATTCCAGGAACTAAAAAAATTAATCGACTAATTGAAAATATTAGCGCCAGTCAATTAGTTTTTAGTAGTTCAGAAATTGAAATGATTGACCAAAAGTTAAGTGAGATTGAAATTATTGGCTTTCGCTATTCTGAACAAAGCGAAAGCCAAATTGACAAATAA
- a CDS encoding dUTP diphosphatase — translation MITKETIIWLSEQQKKLDNYIGQKWNLQNDETILKKRMVAFLVELGEYANEERSFKFWSQKPEAELNVQLDEYIDGIHFLISIGNQIGYDFNTYQSTDFGIDNNIDIYLTLISMFSEFIKTRDFETYEDLLNIYLQICEAKIYSETEIIEAYKLKNAINFKRQDNNY, via the coding sequence ATGATTACTAAAGAAACAATAATTTGATTAAGCGAGCAGCAAAAAAAATTAGACAACTATATTGGCCAAAAATGAAATTTACAAAATGATGAAACTATTTTGAAAAAACGAATGGTTGCCTTTTTAGTTGAACTTGGTGAATATGCCAATGAAGAGCGCAGTTTTAAATTTTGATCTCAAAAGCCTGAAGCTGAATTAAATGTTCAACTTGACGAGTATATTGACGGAATTCATTTTTTAATTAGTATTGGAAATCAAATTGGCTATGATTTTAATACTTATCAAAGTACAGATTTTGGAATTGATAATAATATAGATATTTATTTGACTTTAATTAGTATGTTTAGTGAATTTATCAAAACCCGTGATTTTGAAACTTATGAAGATTTATTAAATATTTATTTACAAATTTGTGAAGCCAAAATTTATAGTGAAACAGAGATCATTGAAGCCTATAAATTAAAAAATGCCATTAACTTTAAACGTCAAGACAATAATTATTAA